In a genomic window of Exiguobacterium sp. BMC-KP:
- the clpB gene encoding ATP-dependent chaperone ClpB, giving the protein MDFERLTDRAHEGIVSAQAIAKQRRHSEITEWHLLLALLAQEEGIARVVFEKLNQRIDTLNAAIDDAIGKLPALSQATTPRIGSSLLNVLTEAETEARLMQDDYVSVEHLLLSLIKQSSPTAQYLRRQGITEETLREAIVSMRGNRKVTTKNPEETFDVLKKYGRDLVADFRSGKTDPVIGRDDEIRRVIRILSRKTKNNPVLIGEPGVGKTAIVEGLAQRIVRGDVPESLKNKQLFSLDMSALVAGAKYRGEFEERLQAVLNEVKEAEGQILLFIDELHTIVGAGKTDGAMDAGNMLKPMLARGELHCIGATTLDEYRKYIEKDPALERRFQQVLVAEPDVEDTISILRGLKERFEIHHGVRIHDNALVAAAMLSDRYITDRFMPDKAIDLVDEACAMIRTDMESMPAELDSLVRRVMQLEIEEAALKKETDEASRKRLAVLQQELSSVREDESALRTRWEREKESSQSVQQLRADLEKAKLALQEAEGRYDLNRASEIKYGQIPDLEARLKVAEESSEHISHELVREAVTEEEISDIVSKWTGIPVARLAQGEREKLLYLEDTLHERVFGQDEAVRLVADAVIRARAGIKDPNRPIGSFLFLGPTGVGKTELAKALAAAMFDSEDHIVRIDMSEYMEKHNVSRLVGAPPGYVGYEEGGQLTEAVRRSPYSVLLFDEIEKAHGDVFNILLQLLDDGRLTDAQGRVVDFKNTIVIMTSNIGAPILLEAAKDGVIDAAEEEAVRQELKRHFRPEFLNRIDDTILFHPLHRTEIERIIDKAVEKMTSRLSGRGITIDVTDAAKTLIFDEAFEPQYGARPINRYIQRTIETKLARALISGAIQDGARIAIDVEDGELVIHG; this is encoded by the coding sequence ATGGATTTTGAACGTTTAACGGATCGGGCACATGAGGGAATCGTCTCTGCCCAAGCGATTGCGAAACAACGTCGTCACAGTGAAATCACAGAGTGGCATTTGCTACTTGCCTTACTTGCTCAAGAAGAGGGAATCGCACGGGTCGTTTTTGAAAAGCTAAATCAACGGATTGATACATTGAATGCAGCGATTGACGATGCGATTGGGAAACTTCCGGCTTTGTCACAAGCGACGACGCCACGGATTGGTAGCTCGTTGCTGAACGTATTGACGGAAGCGGAGACGGAAGCCCGTCTCATGCAGGACGATTATGTCTCCGTCGAACACTTGTTATTGTCACTGATCAAACAATCGAGTCCAACAGCGCAGTATTTACGCCGTCAAGGTATCACAGAAGAAACACTGCGAGAAGCAATCGTCAGCATGCGGGGAAATCGGAAGGTCACGACGAAAAATCCTGAAGAGACGTTTGATGTGCTGAAAAAATATGGACGTGATCTTGTAGCCGATTTCCGCTCGGGTAAAACGGATCCGGTCATCGGTCGAGATGATGAAATTCGACGCGTCATTCGGATTTTGAGTCGGAAGACGAAAAATAATCCCGTCTTGATCGGAGAACCCGGTGTCGGGAAAACGGCTATCGTTGAAGGGTTAGCACAACGGATCGTCCGGGGAGATGTACCGGAAAGTCTGAAGAATAAACAGCTATTCAGCTTAGACATGAGTGCACTCGTCGCTGGTGCGAAATACCGGGGTGAGTTCGAAGAGCGTTTGCAAGCAGTCTTGAATGAAGTCAAAGAAGCCGAAGGTCAGATCCTCTTATTCATCGATGAATTACACACAATCGTCGGTGCTGGGAAAACAGACGGAGCGATGGACGCTGGAAACATGCTCAAGCCGATGCTTGCGCGTGGTGAATTGCACTGTATCGGTGCGACGACGCTTGACGAGTACCGGAAGTACATCGAAAAGGATCCAGCGCTCGAACGACGTTTCCAACAAGTACTGGTCGCTGAACCGGATGTCGAGGATACGATTTCGATTTTGCGTGGACTAAAAGAACGTTTCGAGATTCACCATGGTGTACGAATCCATGACAATGCGCTTGTCGCGGCAGCGATGTTGTCTGATCGGTACATTACGGATCGGTTCATGCCGGATAAAGCAATCGACCTTGTTGATGAGGCATGTGCGATGATTCGGACCGATATGGAATCAATGCCAGCTGAACTCGATTCGCTCGTGCGTCGGGTCATGCAGCTCGAAATCGAAGAGGCGGCATTGAAGAAAGAAACGGATGAGGCATCCCGGAAACGACTTGCCGTCTTACAGCAAGAACTCAGTTCTGTCCGAGAAGATGAAAGCGCACTTCGGACACGGTGGGAGCGGGAAAAAGAGAGTTCGCAAAGTGTCCAGCAGTTACGTGCGGATCTTGAGAAAGCGAAACTGGCGTTACAAGAAGCGGAAGGGCGTTATGATTTAAACCGCGCTTCGGAAATCAAGTACGGTCAAATTCCGGATCTTGAGGCACGTCTGAAAGTCGCGGAAGAATCATCTGAACACATCTCACATGAACTTGTCCGGGAAGCGGTGACGGAAGAAGAAATCTCCGATATCGTTTCCAAATGGACTGGCATTCCGGTGGCACGTCTTGCGCAAGGCGAACGAGAAAAATTGCTCTATCTCGAGGATACGCTTCATGAGCGTGTCTTTGGTCAAGACGAAGCGGTCCGTCTTGTTGCAGACGCTGTCATTCGCGCGCGAGCGGGAATCAAGGATCCGAATCGTCCGATTGGCTCCTTCTTATTCCTCGGTCCGACAGGAGTCGGGAAGACAGAACTCGCAAAAGCCTTAGCAGCCGCGATGTTCGATAGTGAAGATCATATCGTCCGGATTGATATGTCGGAGTATATGGAAAAACACAATGTCTCTCGTCTTGTTGGTGCGCCTCCAGGATACGTCGGCTACGAAGAGGGCGGTCAATTGACGGAAGCTGTCCGACGGAGCCCATATTCGGTACTCCTGTTCGATGAGATCGAAAAGGCTCACGGGGATGTCTTTAATATCTTGCTACAGTTGCTCGACGATGGTCGTTTGACGGATGCTCAAGGACGTGTCGTCGACTTCAAGAATACGATCGTCATCATGACGTCAAACATCGGTGCACCAATCCTGCTTGAAGCAGCCAAAGATGGTGTCATTGATGCGGCGGAAGAAGAAGCTGTTCGACAAGAATTGAAGCGTCACTTCCGACCCGAGTTTTTGAACCGGATTGATGACACGATTTTATTCCATCCGCTCCACCGGACGGAAATTGAACGAATCATCGATAAAGCGGTCGAGAAGATGACCTCGCGCTTATCTGGACGTGGCATTACGATTGATGTCACAGATGCTGCGAAGACGCTTATCTTTGACGAAGCATTCGAACCACAGTACGGTGCGCGTCCAATCAATCGTTATATCCAACGAACAATTGAGACGAAGCTCGCGCGTGCCTTGATCAGTGGAGCGATTCAAGATGGTGCCCGGATTGCGATTGACGTAGAAGACGGCGAACTAGTCATACACGGATGA
- a CDS encoding DnaJ C-terminal domain-containing protein gives MAKDYYQTLGVAKDASNQDIKRAYRKLAKQYHPDVNKEASADQRFKDIQEAFDVLGDEEKRAKYDRYGSNFDQMAGAGAGGAGDYEDLFRQFGGGGGRTRPGQSFGFEDMFGSFFSQEEASTDEELELTVPLSHLSTNEKVTVRLATGSIQLTLPKDVYDGKKVRLRGKSSMRNRQGVAGDVYVTIHLKDDDQFRRVDQDVISTVRVHPTTLVLGGEVVADTLEGKRIKLKVKPGTKPGARLRIPNRGLSQSNGHRGALLVQLEVKLPEMDRAFYEEWERQLAVKE, from the coding sequence ATGGCTAAAGATTACTACCAAACACTCGGTGTCGCAAAAGATGCATCGAATCAAGATATTAAACGTGCGTACCGCAAATTGGCGAAACAATATCACCCAGACGTCAATAAAGAAGCGAGTGCGGATCAGCGTTTCAAAGATATCCAAGAAGCCTTCGATGTGCTTGGAGACGAGGAAAAACGAGCAAAGTACGATCGATATGGCAGTAACTTCGATCAGATGGCAGGTGCTGGAGCCGGTGGCGCTGGAGATTACGAAGATCTATTCCGACAATTTGGAGGCGGTGGTGGACGGACACGACCTGGTCAATCGTTCGGATTTGAAGACATGTTCGGTTCGTTCTTCAGTCAGGAAGAGGCTTCAACGGATGAAGAGCTTGAATTGACGGTACCACTGAGTCATCTCAGTACAAATGAAAAAGTTACGGTACGTCTTGCGACCGGTTCGATTCAACTGACCCTTCCAAAAGACGTCTATGACGGTAAAAAAGTACGATTACGTGGAAAAAGTTCGATGCGTAACCGGCAAGGTGTTGCCGGAGATGTTTACGTGACGATTCATCTGAAGGATGATGATCAGTTCCGAAGGGTCGATCAAGACGTCATCTCAACCGTCCGTGTTCATCCGACGACACTTGTACTCGGAGGAGAAGTCGTCGCGGACACACTCGAAGGAAAACGAATCAAACTGAAGGTCAAACCAGGAACAAAGCCAGGGGCGCGATTACGCATTCCAAATCGTGGTCTCAGTCAATCAAATGGTCATCGTGGGGCATTACTTGTCCAACTCGAAGTGAAGTTACCGGAGATGGACCGCGCCTTTTATGAAGAGTGGGAACGTCAACTTGCAGTGAAGGAGTGA
- a CDS encoding YwbE family protein produces MDGKTRKNITPGLKVSIVLKQDQRSGKRTEGIVKDLLTKSPQHPHGIKVRLEDGQVGRVQEILG; encoded by the coding sequence ATGGATGGTAAAACACGTAAAAATATCACGCCTGGTCTTAAAGTCAGCATCGTGCTGAAGCAAGATCAACGATCAGGGAAACGAACAGAGGGGATCGTCAAAGATCTTCTTACGAAATCACCGCAGCATCCGCACGGGATTAAAGTACGCTTAGAAGACGGACAAGTCGGTCGTGTGCAAGAAATTTTAGGTTAA
- a CDS encoding M20 metallopeptidase family protein: protein MSERTAGLDALYPEMVERRRYLHQHPELSFQEVETPRYIAQHLEALGVEVKTEVGGRGVVGYIRGGKPGKTVALRADFDALPITDGKDVSYRSTVPGVMHACGHDGHTATLLAVAEILMQQQESLPGNVVLIHQHAEEVVPGGARDMIADGCLEGVDVIFGTHLWSTIDLGHVGVRTGPIMAAADKFELTLYGKGGHGAKPHETIDAVLLGATVVKELQSIVSRQLNPLEPAVVTVGTLHAGNTFNVIADQATLTGTVRTFNEATADEIIERMERTIKGICEAVGATYQFTYEKGYPAVVNHAAPTALIESVARDVLGDDHVFEIEPTMSGEDFAYYLQHVPGAFFFTGAGDASYPPHHHPQFDFKEPAMLDAARILVEATWRYLEQATEV from the coding sequence ATGTCAGAACGAACAGCTGGACTAGACGCTTTGTATCCGGAGATGGTCGAGCGACGTCGCTATCTCCATCAGCATCCAGAGTTATCGTTTCAAGAAGTCGAGACACCTCGCTATATTGCACAACATTTAGAAGCACTTGGAGTCGAGGTCAAGACAGAGGTTGGCGGACGTGGTGTCGTTGGATATATTCGTGGAGGGAAGCCAGGTAAAACAGTCGCATTACGGGCTGACTTTGATGCGTTACCGATTACGGATGGAAAAGATGTTTCGTATCGCTCGACGGTTCCAGGTGTGATGCATGCATGCGGTCATGATGGTCACACAGCGACGTTACTTGCCGTCGCAGAGATATTGATGCAGCAACAGGAATCGTTACCGGGGAATGTCGTCTTGATTCATCAACATGCGGAGGAAGTCGTCCCAGGTGGGGCGCGTGATATGATTGCCGATGGTTGTCTCGAAGGCGTCGATGTCATCTTCGGAACGCATCTTTGGTCAACGATCGATCTGGGACACGTAGGTGTTCGGACGGGTCCGATCATGGCGGCAGCTGATAAGTTCGAGCTGACCCTTTATGGAAAAGGTGGACACGGTGCAAAGCCACACGAGACGATTGATGCTGTCTTACTCGGAGCGACGGTCGTCAAGGAATTACAATCAATTGTCAGTCGCCAACTCAATCCACTCGAGCCAGCAGTCGTGACCGTTGGAACGTTACATGCTGGGAATACGTTTAATGTTATCGCGGACCAAGCGACGTTGACAGGAACGGTCCGGACATTTAATGAAGCTACAGCGGATGAGATCATTGAGCGGATGGAACGGACGATCAAAGGAATCTGTGAGGCGGTCGGAGCGACGTATCAATTTACATACGAAAAAGGATATCCGGCTGTCGTTAACCATGCTGCACCCACCGCATTGATCGAGTCCGTTGCGCGTGATGTATTAGGGGACGATCATGTGTTTGAAATCGAACCGACGATGAGTGGTGAGGACTTCGCTTATTACTTGCAACACGTACCGGGCGCTTTCTTCTTCACAGGAGCCGGCGATGCGTCGTATCCACCGCATCATCACCCACAGTTTGATTTTAAAGAGCCGGCGATGCTCGACGCCGCACGTATTCTCGTCGAAGCAACGTGGCGGTATCTAGAACAAGCTACTGAAGTATGA
- a CDS encoding MurR/RpiR family transcriptional regulator: MKGGIYSQIGAVREELPSSSRKVADYVLTHMNQIARMTIHQLAEESDTSAAAVVRFCRALGLKGYPELRMRISADTARTDLKGYHDIEKDERPVDLIEKTLSNSIQALQDTAKQLNDERIADAIDVIDQARAIYFYGIGASHVVAEDAAQKWTRVGKLAIQETDQHLLATILANARPEDVFFAISYSGETEEVVELIRLAKIQGLKVISLTRFGDNRISQLADIALWTSRAPEAPLRSAALSSRLAQLFAIDVLFLSYAAGHYEDTLERLQYTRESVKTLHQKK; the protein is encoded by the coding sequence ATGAAAGGCGGTATCTATTCACAAATCGGTGCAGTTCGAGAGGAACTACCATCGTCCTCACGAAAAGTTGCAGACTATGTATTGACGCATATGAACCAAATCGCGCGTATGACGATCCACCAACTCGCAGAGGAGTCGGATACAAGTGCCGCTGCAGTCGTCCGCTTCTGCCGTGCGCTCGGATTAAAGGGATATCCGGAGCTACGGATGCGTATTTCTGCTGATACGGCACGGACGGATCTAAAAGGCTATCATGACATCGAAAAGGATGAACGTCCGGTTGACTTGATTGAAAAAACGCTGAGTAACAGCATTCAAGCCTTACAGGATACAGCGAAGCAACTAAATGATGAACGGATTGCCGATGCGATTGATGTCATCGATCAAGCACGGGCGATTTATTTTTACGGAATCGGAGCATCACATGTCGTTGCAGAAGATGCCGCTCAAAAATGGACGCGTGTCGGAAAACTAGCGATTCAAGAAACAGATCAGCATCTGCTTGCGACCATCTTAGCGAATGCGCGTCCGGAAGATGTCTTTTTTGCGATTTCCTACAGTGGAGAAACGGAAGAGGTCGTCGAGTTAATTCGTTTGGCAAAAATCCAAGGACTAAAAGTCATCAGTCTGACACGTTTCGGGGACAACCGAATCAGTCAACTAGCGGATATCGCCCTTTGGACGTCACGTGCACCGGAAGCACCGCTTCGTAGTGCAGCGCTCAGCTCACGACTTGCCCAATTGTTTGCGATCGATGTCTTGTTCTTATCGTATGCTGCGGGACATTATGAAGACACACTCGAACGTCTTCAATATACACGGGAGAGCGTCAAGACATTGCATCAAAAGAAATAA
- a CDS encoding CamS family sex pheromone protein: protein MNYKTAVALTLSSTLFLGACSFDLSPTSDTKEVITESEQGKEVQAVVSPAIDTTDSYYRTVLPFRPSVARGMTQKRVSSRLELDEIETGLMRHSTQFFDPEKYYYQEGQLLEADQIAKWLLRKGKAGDGVSDPEGLNPAYTSGKSYKEKNQKSPMILSHILEQDYMLEEDKKLELGGTSIALVLNSEYVFQDENYGPTYTVKLDEKKVVAEGKRMANDLVKKMRKTQGMKTTPIHVALYLQEKEGSPVSGHYLSSAFIGRGNQISANDWKNYNERYYYYPSARATNDVRDDAAKFDLFKDRLEDYFPNYTGMMGEGFYQEDELKKLEMKIPVQFYGKAELVAFVQYVTYLLENRWEYNRNIPTTITVTNLNGDTEAMLFLDPDTKKPIVKIR, encoded by the coding sequence ATGAACTATAAAACAGCAGTAGCGTTGACGTTATCAAGTACGTTATTTTTAGGTGCTTGTTCGTTCGACCTTTCGCCAACGAGCGATACAAAAGAAGTCATTACTGAAAGTGAACAAGGTAAGGAAGTCCAAGCCGTCGTCAGTCCAGCCATTGATACAACGGATTCGTATTACCGTACTGTTTTACCGTTTCGCCCGAGTGTCGCACGTGGAATGACGCAAAAACGTGTCAGTTCACGTCTTGAACTCGATGAAATTGAAACGGGTTTAATGCGTCACTCGACACAGTTTTTTGATCCGGAAAAATACTATTATCAAGAAGGTCAGTTACTCGAAGCTGACCAAATCGCGAAATGGTTGTTACGAAAAGGAAAAGCAGGCGATGGGGTCAGCGATCCAGAAGGTCTGAACCCTGCCTATACGTCTGGTAAGTCGTATAAAGAGAAAAACCAAAAGTCACCTATGATTCTATCGCATATCTTAGAACAAGACTATATGCTGGAAGAAGATAAGAAACTTGAACTCGGTGGCACATCGATTGCGCTTGTCCTAAACAGTGAATATGTCTTCCAAGATGAAAACTATGGACCAACGTATACCGTTAAACTCGACGAAAAGAAAGTCGTCGCTGAAGGCAAGCGGATGGCGAATGATTTAGTCAAGAAGATGCGCAAGACACAAGGGATGAAGACGACACCGATTCATGTTGCGCTTTACCTCCAGGAAAAAGAAGGTTCACCGGTTTCCGGTCACTATCTCTCGTCTGCTTTCATCGGTCGCGGGAATCAAATCAGCGCGAACGACTGGAAGAACTACAATGAGCGGTATTACTACTATCCATCAGCGCGTGCAACGAACGACGTGCGTGACGATGCCGCGAAATTTGATTTGTTTAAAGACAGATTAGAAGACTACTTCCCGAATTACACTGGTATGATGGGAGAAGGATTCTACCAAGAAGATGAACTCAAAAAGCTTGAGATGAAAATTCCCGTTCAATTTTACGGGAAAGCAGAGCTCGTCGCGTTCGTTCAGTACGTGACTTATCTGCTTGAAAACCGTTGGGAGTACAACCGAAACATTCCGACGACGATTACCGTGACGAATTTGAATGGTGACACAGAAGCGATGCTGTTCCTCGATCCGGATACAAAAAAACCGATCGTTAAGATTCGCTGA
- a CDS encoding class D sortase, which translates to MTRRKFIGLLFLLAGIALIAWPFISDYQREQEAANLKEQWTKSLKTVDAKETKQPLAKSGVGLLSIPSIDFEQVILEGSTTAVLDRSIGHIPKTGSPGKGNYALAGHRSFTEGLHFNRLPDVKKGDTVIVTTKTHRYTYRITSSRLVTPTTLSVLDQSVASPTITLITCDPPETATNRLIKQGTLIRSETVAS; encoded by the coding sequence ATGACACGTCGTAAATTCATCGGTCTGCTTTTTCTACTCGCAGGCATCGCTCTGATCGCTTGGCCCTTCATCAGTGACTATCAGCGCGAACAGGAGGCAGCCAATTTAAAAGAACAATGGACGAAAAGTCTAAAGACCGTCGATGCGAAGGAGACGAAACAACCGCTCGCGAAATCAGGTGTTGGACTGCTCTCGATTCCAAGCATTGATTTCGAACAAGTCATCTTAGAGGGCTCGACAACAGCGGTCCTAGACCGAAGTATCGGTCATATTCCAAAGACTGGCTCACCCGGGAAAGGCAATTACGCACTCGCCGGACATCGAAGTTTTACAGAAGGTCTCCACTTCAATCGTCTGCCTGATGTCAAGAAAGGTGATACCGTCATCGTCACGACAAAAACGCATCGCTATACGTACCGGATTACATCCAGTCGCCTCGTCACACCAACGACGTTGTCCGTCCTCGACCAATCCGTCGCTTCTCCAACGATTACATTGATCACGTGTGATCCTCCGGAAACAGCAACGAATCGTCTCATCAAACAAGGTACTTTGATCCGGAGCGAGACGGTCGCTTCGTGA
- the ligA gene encoding NAD-dependent DNA ligase LigA yields the protein MDASQRIDEIRQTLNRYSYEYYVLDQPTVPDATYDQLLRELTELETEHPELITPDSPTQRVGAAPLEAFEKVTHDLPMLSLGNVFDETEIREWVARIERSLGRSTTYVAELKFDGLAISLKYEDGRFVRGATRGDGTVGENITQNLRTIKALPLRLQAEETVEVRGEAYMPKQSFERLNEDRASREETLFANPRNAAAGSLRQLDSSITASRNLSLFVYGVGVNTLTARSHSEAMAQLASLGLPTNQHMQTCETVEEILAYITHWTEARASLPYEIDGIVLKVDRYDDQEELGFTAKSPRFATAYKFAAEEVMTTVEDVDFSVGRTGKVTPRARFAPVVVAGSTVTYATLHNADFIAEKDIRLQDSVIIKKAGDVIPAVVQVVTAERTGEETPIVFPTHCPACQSELVRLEGEVDIRCVSPECPAQLMEGIIHFVSRQAMNIDGLGEKVVRQLYDHEAIRTIADLYRLDREELLTFDRMGETSVDKLLAAIDASKQNSVERLLFGLGIRLVGQKAAYLLAERFDSLAGIAGASYDDIVAIDGIGGKIADSIVKYFEHPEAQALIRDLEQLGVNQRFLGERVDQTNAPLGGKTIVLTGTLESLKRSEAGKRLEALGADVTGSVSKKTDVLVAGEKAGSKLTKAESLGIEIWDEARLLEELAKHEV from the coding sequence ATGGACGCAAGCCAGCGTATAGATGAGATTCGTCAAACATTGAACCGATACAGCTACGAATATTACGTACTGGATCAACCAACGGTACCGGATGCGACGTACGATCAATTGCTTCGTGAACTGACGGAGTTAGAAACAGAGCATCCGGAACTGATTACACCGGATTCGCCAACGCAACGCGTCGGAGCAGCACCGCTTGAAGCGTTCGAGAAGGTGACGCATGACTTACCGATGCTGTCGCTCGGAAACGTCTTTGATGAGACAGAAATTCGCGAATGGGTCGCTCGGATTGAGCGGTCGCTTGGACGTTCGACGACTTATGTCGCCGAATTGAAATTCGACGGACTGGCCATCTCGTTGAAATACGAAGACGGTCGATTCGTCCGTGGAGCAACGCGGGGAGATGGAACGGTCGGCGAAAACATCACGCAGAATCTACGAACGATTAAAGCCCTGCCACTTCGTTTGCAAGCAGAAGAGACGGTCGAGGTCCGTGGTGAGGCTTACATGCCGAAGCAATCCTTCGAACGACTGAATGAAGACCGTGCAAGTCGAGAAGAGACGTTGTTCGCGAATCCACGTAACGCAGCAGCAGGTAGTCTGCGTCAGCTTGATTCATCGATCACGGCGTCGCGTAACCTGTCGTTATTCGTCTATGGCGTCGGCGTCAATACGTTGACGGCTCGCTCGCATAGCGAAGCGATGGCACAACTAGCCTCACTAGGACTGCCGACCAATCAACATATGCAGACGTGTGAGACGGTGGAAGAGATTCTTGCTTACATTACACACTGGACAGAAGCACGTGCGAGTCTACCGTACGAGATCGATGGAATCGTCTTGAAAGTCGATCGCTATGATGATCAGGAAGAACTCGGCTTTACAGCAAAAAGTCCCCGCTTTGCAACAGCCTATAAGTTCGCGGCGGAAGAAGTCATGACGACAGTCGAAGATGTCGATTTCAGTGTTGGTCGGACCGGAAAAGTCACACCACGCGCTCGTTTTGCACCGGTCGTCGTTGCGGGCTCGACAGTGACATATGCAACACTACACAACGCTGACTTCATCGCGGAAAAAGATATTCGCCTTCAGGACTCGGTCATCATTAAAAAAGCGGGCGATGTCATCCCGGCAGTCGTACAAGTCGTCACAGCAGAGCGAACGGGGGAAGAGACACCGATCGTCTTCCCGACGCATTGTCCGGCCTGTCAATCGGAACTTGTCCGTCTCGAAGGCGAAGTCGATATTCGTTGTGTCAGTCCGGAATGTCCAGCACAATTGATGGAAGGCATCATTCATTTCGTTTCGCGTCAAGCGATGAACATCGATGGTCTCGGAGAAAAAGTCGTTCGTCAATTGTATGATCATGAAGCAATCCGGACGATTGCCGATTTATATCGACTCGACCGCGAGGAGTTATTGACATTTGACCGAATGGGTGAGACGTCCGTTGATAAGTTGCTTGCAGCGATTGATGCTTCGAAGCAGAACTCGGTCGAGCGTCTCCTGTTCGGTCTCGGAATCCGACTTGTCGGACAAAAAGCGGCATATCTCTTAGCGGAACGTTTTGATTCGTTAGCAGGGATTGCTGGAGCGAGCTACGATGATATTGTGGCAATTGATGGCATCGGTGGGAAAATCGCGGATTCGATCGTGAAGTACTTCGAGCATCCTGAAGCACAGGCTTTGATTCGTGATTTGGAACAACTCGGCGTCAATCAACGTTTCCTTGGTGAACGGGTCGATCAGACGAATGCACCGCTCGGCGGAAAAACAATCGTTTTGACGGGGACGCTCGAGAGCTTAAAACGGTCAGAGGCCGGGAAACGACTCGAAGCACTCGGAGCCGATGTGACAGGAAGCGTCAGTAAAAAGACGGATGTCCTCGTCGCAGGGGAAAAGGCAGGCTCTAAACTGACGAAAGCGGAATCTCTTGGCATTGAAATTTGGGATGAAGCCCGTCTGTTAGAAGAACTAGCGAAACACGAAGTGTGA